In Streptomyces sp. DG2A-72, one genomic interval encodes:
- a CDS encoding LysE family translocator yields the protein MSIAFLLTTLVVVATPGTGVVYTLAAGLSRGRRASVVAAAGCTLGIVPHMLATITGIAALLHASATAFQVLKYAGVAYLLYMAWATLKDREAIALDDQQAPLSAGRVIVRGVLINILNPKLTIFFFAFLPQFVTPGEHNSVLRMLALSGVFMLATFVVFAAYGILAASVRSHVTSRPRVMTWLRRSFAGSFVALGAKLAFTAR from the coding sequence ATGAGCATCGCGTTCCTGCTGACCACCCTCGTCGTGGTCGCCACCCCCGGCACCGGCGTCGTCTACACCCTCGCGGCCGGGCTGTCCCGCGGCCGCCGGGCGAGCGTCGTCGCGGCGGCCGGCTGCACCCTCGGCATCGTCCCGCACATGCTGGCCACGATCACCGGAATAGCCGCGCTGTTGCACGCGAGCGCGACGGCCTTCCAGGTCCTGAAGTACGCCGGTGTCGCCTACCTCCTCTACATGGCATGGGCGACGCTGAAGGACCGTGAGGCGATCGCGTTGGACGATCAGCAGGCTCCCCTCTCCGCGGGCCGGGTGATCGTCCGGGGCGTGCTGATCAACATCCTCAACCCGAAACTGACGATCTTCTTCTTCGCGTTCCTGCCGCAGTTCGTGACGCCGGGGGAGCACAACTCGGTGCTCCGGATGCTCGCGCTCAGCGGCGTCTTCATGCTGGCGACCTTCGTCGTCTTCGCGGCCTACGGCATCCTCGCCGCCTCCGTCCGCAGCCACGTCACCTCACGGCCGAGGGTGATGACGTGGCTGCGGCGGAGCTTCGCTGGGTCGTTCGTGGCGTTGGGGGCGAAGCTCGCGTTCACCGCGCGGTAG
- a CDS encoding serine hydrolase: MSALRETLRRHVDDGSVPGAVGLVDRGDEVEVVTVGSLSAGGTAPLPRDAIFRIASLTKPITAAAVLMLVEDGRIGLHDPVDVWLPELSNPTVVRTPSSPVDDVVPAVRPITVEDLLTSRAGWGYASDFSLPAVQALSAVQKDSREPHTYPDPDTWLRQLAQVPLLHQPGEGWLYHTSSDLQGILIARASGRAFPEFLAERIFEPLGMKDTAFEVPETKRDRFTTYYRTGPTGALEPADTPDGDWSRLPVLPSGGGGLASTADDLLAFVRLLRSSGESGESGGHRLLTPASVSRMTTNHLTAHQRQLGTLFLQDQGWGYGGQVDVTPSSPWNTPGRYGWVGGTGTTAYLVPPTGTITILLTQVGVESPEPVRLMEEFWRCTAGVQVGPGTGAAGIQPLSSGSPSLSSGSPLWSGPGL; this comes from the coding sequence ATGAGCGCTCTGCGCGAGACCCTGCGACGGCACGTCGACGACGGATCGGTGCCGGGAGCGGTGGGCCTGGTGGACCGCGGCGACGAGGTCGAGGTGGTGACCGTCGGTTCCCTGTCCGCCGGCGGGACCGCGCCGCTGCCCCGGGACGCGATCTTCCGGATCGCCTCGCTGACCAAGCCGATCACCGCGGCGGCGGTGCTGATGCTGGTGGAGGACGGGCGGATCGGGCTCCACGACCCCGTCGACGTATGGCTGCCGGAGCTGTCGAACCCGACGGTGGTGCGTACGCCGTCGAGTCCCGTGGACGACGTGGTTCCGGCGGTCCGCCCGATCACGGTCGAGGACCTGCTCACCTCCCGGGCGGGCTGGGGGTACGCGTCCGACTTCTCGCTCCCCGCGGTCCAGGCCCTCTCCGCCGTCCAGAAGGACAGCCGGGAGCCGCACACCTATCCCGACCCCGACACCTGGCTACGGCAGCTGGCCCAGGTCCCGCTGCTCCACCAGCCGGGCGAGGGTTGGCTGTACCACACGTCGTCCGACCTCCAGGGCATCCTGATCGCCAGGGCGTCGGGCCGTGCCTTCCCGGAGTTCCTGGCGGAGCGGATCTTCGAACCGCTGGGCATGAAGGACACGGCCTTCGAGGTCCCGGAGACGAAACGCGACCGCTTCACGACCTACTACCGCACGGGCCCGACGGGCGCCCTGGAGCCGGCGGACACCCCGGACGGCGACTGGAGCCGCCTGCCCGTCCTCCCGTCGGGCGGCGGCGGACTGGCCTCCACGGCCGACGACCTGCTGGCCTTCGTCCGCCTTCTCCGCTCCTCCGGTGAATCCGGTGAATCCGGCGGCCACCGTCTCCTGACGCCCGCCTCCGTCAGCCGTATGACCACCAACCACCTCACCGCCCACCAACGCCAACTCGGCACGCTCTTCCTCCAGGACCAGGGCTGGGGCTACGGCGGCCAGGTCGACGTCACCCCCAGCAGCCCCTGGAACACCCCCGGCCGCTACGGCTGGGTCGGCGGCACCGGCACGACGGCCTACCTCGTCCCACCCACCGGCACGATCACCATCCTGCTGACCCAGGTGGGCGTGGAGAGCCCGGAACCGGTGCGGCTGATGGAGGAGTTCTGGCGGTGCACGGCAGGGGTTCAGGTGGGTCCAGGGACAGGAGCAGCGGGGATCCAGCCACTGTCGTCAGGGTCTCCGTCACTGTCGTCAGGATCTCCGCTCTGGTCCGGGCCGGGGCTGTGA
- a CDS encoding MFS transporter translates to MPELSPRRRMLVLAICCMSLLIVSLDNTILNVALPSMQRELHASTAGLQWTIDAYTLVLASLLMLAGSTADRIGRKRVFMAGLVVFTIGSALCSVAPNLEALVAFRMVQAVGGSMLNPVAMSIITNTFTDPRERARAIGVWGAVVGISMAAGPLVGGLLVESVGWRSIFWVNLPVGLAALLLTLRYVPESRADRARRPDPVGQILVIALFGSATYGIIEAPHASLATVLPFAVVAVAALIGLLGYEPRRAEPLIDLRFFRSAPFSGATVIAISAFASLGGFLFLSTLYLQNVRGLDALHAGLWMLPMAVPTLVCAPLAGRLVGSRGPRLPLLIAGVAMTCSALLFAVFDAETSDVTLFLGYALFGIGFGFVNAPITNTAVSGMPRAQAGVAAAVASTSRQLGQTLGVAVVGAVLAAGVTAAAYEDAFVAAAMPGWWILTGCGVAVLVVGLLSSGRWARGTAERTAEKLDAVEARQTVGASERR, encoded by the coding sequence TGGACCATCGACGCCTACACCCTGGTCCTTGCCTCGCTGCTGATGCTCGCGGGCTCCACCGCCGACCGGATCGGCCGCAAGCGCGTCTTCATGGCGGGCCTCGTCGTCTTCACGATCGGCTCGGCGCTGTGCTCGGTCGCGCCGAACCTGGAAGCGCTGGTCGCGTTCCGCATGGTGCAGGCGGTGGGCGGTTCGATGCTGAACCCGGTCGCCATGTCGATCATCACCAACACGTTCACGGATCCGCGAGAGCGGGCGCGCGCGATCGGCGTATGGGGCGCTGTCGTCGGTATATCGATGGCCGCGGGCCCGCTGGTCGGCGGACTGCTCGTGGAGTCGGTGGGCTGGCGGTCGATCTTCTGGGTCAACCTGCCGGTGGGGCTGGCCGCGCTGCTGCTGACCCTCCGCTACGTCCCCGAGTCCCGTGCGGACCGGGCCCGCCGTCCCGACCCCGTCGGCCAGATCCTGGTGATCGCGCTGTTCGGCTCCGCGACGTACGGGATCATCGAGGCGCCGCACGCGTCGCTCGCCACGGTGCTGCCGTTCGCGGTGGTCGCGGTCGCCGCGCTGATCGGGCTCCTTGGGTACGAGCCTCGTCGCGCCGAGCCCCTCATCGATCTGCGGTTCTTCCGGTCGGCACCGTTCAGTGGGGCGACCGTGATCGCGATCAGCGCGTTTGCCTCGCTGGGCGGGTTCCTGTTCCTGTCGACGCTGTATCTGCAGAACGTACGGGGGCTGGACGCGCTGCATGCGGGGCTGTGGATGCTGCCGATGGCTGTGCCGACGCTGGTGTGCGCTCCGCTGGCCGGGCGGTTGGTCGGTAGCCGGGGGCCGCGGTTGCCGTTGCTGATCGCGGGGGTGGCGATGACGTGCAGTGCGCTGTTGTTCGCGGTCTTCGATGCGGAGACCTCTGACGTCACGCTGTTCCTGGGGTACGCGCTGTTCGGTATCGGGTTCGGGTTTGTGAATGCGCCGATCACGAATACGGCTGTGTCCGGGATGCCGCGAGCGCAAGCCGGCGTGGCCGCCGCCGTCGCCTCGACGAGCCGTCAGTTGGGGCAGACGCTCGGTGTTGCGGTGGTGGGGGCGGTGCTGGCCGCTGGTGTGACGGCGGCGGCGTACGAGGATGCGTTTGTGGCTGCCGCCATGCCGGGGTGGTGGATTCTGACCGGGTGTGGGGTGGCCGTGCTGGTGGTGGGTCTGTTGAGCAGTGGGCGGTGGGCTCGGGGGACTGCTGAGCGCACGGCTGAGAAGCTGGACGCCGTGGAAGCGCGTCAGACCGTAGGGGCTTCTGAGCGTCGGTGA
- a CDS encoding MFS transporter has product MTESTMSTTTVRSPAAPPVLGGLGLLTVLLGAALPLIDFFIVNVALPTIGHDLAASESVLELVVSGYGLAYAVLLVLGGRLGDLFGRRRLFLGGMAAFGLTSLACGLAPTAWTLVAARVAQGVASAAMLPQVLATIQAATSGPRRAKAMGLYGATAGLSMVAGQILGGVLVAADLAGTSWRAVFLVNVPVVLVGLVLAARAVPETRSQHPEPVDAPGTVLLAASLLALLAPLTEGRAAGWPLWTWLSLAAFPLLAGAFYAVERRADRQGRTPLVPPSLFALMSLRRGLVMIVPFSIGFSGFMFVIAVALQQGAGRGPVAAGLALAPMAVVFFFTSLAGPRLVTRYGTRVVTAGAGLQAVGVALMALAAWRSWPDLGIVELLPGAAIAGAGQALQLPIIFRVVLSEVPTARAGVGSGVMITTQQSALALGVATLGTLFLSLVPGLGMRDALVTTLVVQLAGVALTGLLSLRLPRTIG; this is encoded by the coding sequence GTGACCGAATCCACGATGTCCACGACCACGGTCCGCTCCCCCGCCGCGCCACCCGTACTCGGCGGTCTCGGACTTCTCACCGTGCTGCTCGGTGCGGCACTTCCGCTCATCGACTTCTTCATCGTCAACGTCGCCCTGCCCACCATCGGCCACGACCTGGCGGCGAGCGAGTCCGTCCTGGAGCTCGTCGTCTCCGGGTACGGCCTCGCGTACGCCGTCCTGCTCGTCCTCGGTGGCCGGCTGGGCGATCTCTTCGGCCGGCGCCGCCTCTTCCTGGGCGGCATGGCGGCCTTCGGACTGACCTCCCTGGCGTGCGGGCTCGCGCCCACCGCGTGGACGCTGGTCGCGGCCCGGGTCGCGCAGGGCGTGGCGTCCGCGGCGATGCTGCCGCAGGTGCTGGCCACGATCCAGGCGGCGACATCCGGCCCGCGACGGGCGAAGGCCATGGGCCTGTACGGCGCGACGGCCGGACTGTCCATGGTGGCGGGGCAGATACTCGGCGGCGTCCTGGTCGCCGCCGACCTCGCGGGCACCAGCTGGCGTGCGGTCTTCCTGGTGAACGTGCCGGTCGTGCTGGTCGGCCTGGTCCTCGCCGCCCGCGCCGTCCCGGAGACCCGCTCGCAGCACCCGGAACCGGTGGACGCCCCCGGCACGGTCCTGCTCGCCGCCTCCCTGCTCGCGCTGCTGGCGCCGCTCACCGAGGGCCGGGCGGCGGGCTGGCCGCTGTGGACGTGGCTGTCGCTGGCCGCGTTCCCGCTGCTGGCGGGGGCGTTCTACGCGGTGGAGCGGCGGGCGGACCGGCAGGGCCGTACGCCACTCGTCCCGCCGAGCCTGTTCGCGCTCATGTCGTTGCGGCGCGGGCTGGTGATGATCGTGCCCTTCTCCATCGGCTTCAGCGGGTTCATGTTCGTGATCGCGGTGGCGTTGCAGCAGGGCGCGGGGCGGGGCCCGGTCGCTGCGGGACTCGCGCTCGCGCCGATGGCGGTGGTGTTCTTCTTCACCTCGCTCGCCGGGCCGCGGCTGGTCACCCGGTACGGCACCCGCGTGGTGACGGCGGGCGCCGGGCTCCAGGCGGTGGGCGTGGCGCTGATGGCGCTGGCCGCTTGGCGTTCCTGGCCGGACCTCGGCATCGTCGAACTGCTGCCGGGCGCGGCCATCGCCGGAGCAGGCCAGGCCCTCCAGCTTCCCATCATCTTCCGCGTCGTCCTCTCCGAGGTTCCGACCGCTCGCGCGGGCGTCGGCAGCGGCGTGATGATCACCACCCAGCAGTCGGCCCTGGCCCTCGGCGTGGCCACCCTCGGCACGCTCTTCCTCTCCCTCGTCCCCGGCCTCGGCATGCGAGACGCCCTGGTCACGACGCTGGTGGTGCAGCTGGCGGGGGTGGCGCTGACGGGTCTGCTCAGCCTGCGCCTCCCGCGTACGATCGGTTGA
- a CDS encoding TetR/AcrR family transcriptional regulator, whose amino-acid sequence MSPTSEILTAERILEATEEVLRRHGPAKATVVDVARALGVSHGSVYRHFRTKAALREAVTKRWLDRTSASLSGIVAATDRDPESRVRDWLRALFDAKRHKAGDDPELFATYTVLTSENSHAVDEHLTDLTDQLTEIVRAGTESGAFTTADPATTATALFQATARFHDPGYHREWERAGIQGEFEAVVDLLVRGLRGAAQP is encoded by the coding sequence ATGTCACCCACCTCCGAGATCCTGACCGCCGAGCGCATCCTCGAAGCGACCGAGGAGGTGCTGCGCCGCCACGGCCCCGCCAAGGCCACCGTGGTCGACGTGGCCCGCGCGCTCGGCGTCAGCCACGGGAGCGTGTACCGGCACTTCCGTACGAAGGCCGCGCTGCGGGAGGCCGTGACGAAGAGGTGGCTGGACCGTACGTCGGCGTCCCTGTCCGGCATCGTCGCCGCGACCGACCGCGATCCGGAGTCCCGGGTCCGCGACTGGCTGCGGGCCCTGTTCGACGCCAAGCGCCACAAGGCGGGCGACGACCCCGAACTCTTCGCCACCTACACCGTCCTCACCAGCGAGAACAGCCACGCCGTCGACGAGCACCTCACCGACCTGACCGACCAGCTCACGGAAATCGTCCGCGCCGGCACCGAGTCCGGCGCGTTCACCACCGCCGACCCGGCAACCACCGCCACCGCCCTCTTCCAGGCCACCGCCCGCTTCCATGACCCGGGGTACCACCGGGAGTGGGAACGGGCGGGGATCCAGGGGGAGTTCGAGGCGGTGGTGGATCTCCTGGTGCGCGGGCTTCGGGGCGCTGCCCAGCCGTAG
- a CDS encoding DUF4394 domain-containing protein, with product MRKQAVIAASVMALAIGTVGCGAKGDGAAKAESSPAAIENKGGLIGAGAAQSDRLTAIGLTADQRLVSFRTDRPDRVLPLGKVNGLQGDTKLVGIDYRVQNGKLYGVGDRGGIYTVREIGAKATKVGRLSVALQGQSFGVDFNPAANRLRVISDTGQNLRHNIDDPAGAPAAGTTAVDGTLTNPPVPPATVGATAQGVTGAAYTNNDLSQTTATTLFDVDTAGDQVSIQSPANAGNLAPTGKLGVDAGPSAGFDIYTSTRSGSNTAYGVLSVGGTQRLYRVDLLNGSVTRSGTFDGGRAVVDLALPLMQG from the coding sequence ATGCGTAAGCAAGCAGTCATCGCCGCGTCCGTCATGGCACTGGCCATCGGCACCGTCGGCTGCGGAGCGAAGGGCGACGGGGCGGCGAAGGCCGAGTCTTCCCCCGCCGCCATCGAGAACAAGGGCGGCCTGATCGGGGCGGGCGCGGCGCAGAGCGACCGGCTCACCGCCATCGGCCTCACCGCCGACCAGCGGCTCGTCAGCTTCCGCACCGACCGTCCCGACCGCGTCCTCCCGCTCGGCAAGGTGAACGGCCTCCAGGGCGACACCAAGCTCGTCGGCATCGACTACCGCGTCCAGAACGGCAAGCTGTACGGCGTCGGCGACCGCGGCGGCATCTACACCGTCCGCGAGATCGGCGCGAAGGCGACGAAGGTCGGCCGGCTGAGCGTGGCGTTGCAGGGGCAGTCGTTCGGCGTCGACTTCAACCCCGCCGCCAACCGCCTGCGCGTCATCAGCGACACCGGCCAGAACCTCCGCCACAACATCGACGACCCGGCGGGCGCCCCGGCGGCGGGCACCACGGCTGTCGACGGCACCCTGACCAACCCGCCGGTCCCGCCCGCGACGGTGGGTGCCACGGCACAGGGCGTGACAGGGGCGGCGTACACGAACAACGACCTCTCGCAGACCACCGCCACCACGCTCTTCGACGTGGACACGGCGGGCGACCAGGTCTCCATCCAGTCCCCGGCCAACGCGGGCAACCTCGCCCCCACCGGCAAGCTGGGCGTCGACGCGGGCCCGAGCGCGGGCTTCGACATCTACACGTCCACGAGGAGCGGTTCGAACACGGCGTACGGCGTCCTCAGCGTCGGCGGTACGCAGCGGCTGTACCGCGTGGACCTGCTGAACGGTTCGGTCACGCGGTCCGGGACCTTCGACGGTGGCCGGGCGGTGGTGGACCTGGCGCTGCCGCTGATGCAGGGCTGA
- a CDS encoding aldo/keto reductase: MTMQTRTLGTTGPQVSALGLGCMGMSALYGDADRTESIATIHAALESGVTLLDTGDFYGMGHNEMLIGEALRTAPTARREQALVSVKFGALRDPDGGWTGYDGRPAAVQNFAAYSLQRLGVDHIDVYRIARLDPAVPIEETVGAIAELIEKGYVRHVGLSEVGADTIRRAAATAPISDLQIEYSLISRGIEDEVLPVTRELGIGITAYGVLSRGLISGHFSAGRQLGANDFRSLSPRFQGENLQHNLNLVEALRKIAEQKGVSVAQIAIAWVLARGEDIVPLVGARTRERLSESLGALDVTLDAADLAAIERAVPADAAAGDRYPAAQMSHLGTK, encoded by the coding sequence ATGACGATGCAAACCCGAACCCTCGGAACCACCGGCCCCCAGGTCTCCGCCCTCGGCCTCGGCTGCATGGGCATGTCCGCGCTGTACGGCGACGCGGACCGGACCGAGTCCATCGCGACGATCCACGCCGCACTGGAATCCGGCGTGACCCTGCTCGACACCGGCGACTTCTACGGCATGGGCCACAACGAGATGCTGATCGGCGAGGCCCTGCGCACCGCGCCCACGGCCCGGCGCGAACAGGCGCTCGTCAGCGTGAAGTTCGGCGCACTGCGCGACCCGGACGGCGGCTGGACCGGCTACGACGGCCGTCCCGCCGCCGTGCAGAACTTCGCCGCGTACTCGCTCCAGCGCCTCGGCGTCGACCACATCGACGTATACCGGATCGCCCGGCTCGACCCGGCCGTCCCCATCGAGGAGACGGTCGGCGCGATCGCGGAGCTGATCGAGAAGGGATACGTGCGGCATGTCGGCCTGAGCGAGGTAGGCGCGGACACCATCCGCAGGGCGGCGGCCACGGCTCCGATCTCCGACCTTCAGATCGAGTACTCGCTGATCTCGCGCGGCATCGAGGACGAGGTCCTGCCGGTCACGCGCGAGCTGGGGATCGGCATCACGGCGTACGGCGTGCTCTCCCGCGGGCTGATCTCCGGCCACTTCTCCGCCGGCCGGCAGCTCGGCGCGAACGACTTCCGGTCGCTGTCGCCCCGTTTCCAGGGCGAGAACCTCCAGCACAACCTGAACCTGGTCGAGGCGCTGCGGAAGATCGCCGAGCAGAAGGGCGTGAGCGTCGCGCAGATCGCGATTGCCTGGGTGCTGGCCCGCGGCGAGGACATCGTGCCGCTCGTCGGCGCCCGCACCCGGGAGCGGCTCAGCGAGTCGCTGGGCGCGCTGGACGTCACGCTGGACGCCGCCGACCTCGCCGCGATCGAGCGGGCCGTACCGGCGGACGCGGCGGCCGGCGACCGCTACCCGGCCGCGCAGATGAGCCACCTCGGCACCAAGTAG
- a CDS encoding glycine--tRNA ligase has product MAADKIDTIVSLSKRRGFVFPCSEIYGGQRAAWDYGPLGVELKENLKRQWWRYMVTSREDVVGIDSSVILAPEVWVASGHVATFTDPLTECTSCHKRFRADHLEEAYEAKKGHLPENGLADVNCPNCGNKGQFTEPKQFSGLLSTHLGPTQDSGSIAYLRPETAQGIFTNFAQVQTTSRRKPPFGIAQMGKSFRNEITPGNFIFRTREFEQMEMEFFVKPGEDETWQEYWMEQRWNWYTGLGLREENMRWYEHPKEKLSHYSKRTADIEYRFQFGGNEWGELEGVANRTDYDLGAHSKASGQDLSYFDQEAGERWTPYVIEPAAGVGRAMLAFLLDAYIEDEAPNAKGKMEKRTVLRLDHRLAPVKVAVLPLSRNPELSPKAKGLAQALRQNWNIEFDDAGAIGRRYRRQDEIGTPYCVTVDFDTLDDNAVTVRERDSMKQERISLDQIEGYLASRLIGA; this is encoded by the coding sequence GTGGCCGCCGACAAGATCGACACCATCGTCAGCCTGAGCAAGCGCCGTGGCTTCGTATTTCCCTGCAGTGAGATCTACGGCGGACAGCGCGCCGCCTGGGACTACGGGCCGCTGGGTGTCGAGCTCAAGGAGAACCTCAAGCGCCAGTGGTGGCGCTACATGGTGACCTCGCGCGAGGACGTCGTCGGTATCGACTCGTCCGTGATCCTGGCCCCCGAGGTGTGGGTCGCCTCCGGCCATGTCGCCACCTTCACGGACCCGCTCACCGAGTGCACCTCCTGTCACAAGCGGTTCCGCGCGGACCACCTGGAGGAGGCGTACGAGGCCAAGAAGGGCCACCTCCCCGAGAACGGCCTCGCCGACGTCAACTGCCCCAACTGCGGCAACAAGGGCCAGTTCACCGAGCCCAAGCAGTTCTCGGGCCTGCTCTCCACCCACCTCGGCCCCACCCAGGACTCCGGCTCCATCGCCTACCTGCGTCCCGAGACCGCGCAGGGAATCTTCACCAACTTCGCCCAGGTGCAGACCACCTCGCGCCGCAAGCCGCCGTTCGGCATCGCGCAGATGGGCAAGTCCTTCCGCAACGAGATCACGCCCGGCAACTTCATCTTCCGCACCCGCGAGTTCGAGCAGATGGAGATGGAGTTCTTCGTCAAGCCGGGCGAGGACGAGACGTGGCAGGAGTACTGGATGGAGCAGCGCTGGAACTGGTACACCGGCCTGGGCCTGCGCGAGGAGAACATGCGGTGGTACGAGCACCCGAAGGAGAAGCTCTCCCACTACTCCAAGCGCACCGCTGACATCGAGTACCGCTTCCAGTTCGGCGGCAACGAGTGGGGCGAGCTGGAGGGTGTGGCCAACCGCACCGACTACGACCTCGGCGCCCACTCCAAGGCCTCCGGCCAGGACCTCTCCTACTTCGACCAGGAGGCCGGGGAGCGCTGGACGCCGTACGTCATCGAGCCCGCCGCCGGTGTCGGCCGCGCGATGCTGGCCTTCCTCCTCGACGCCTACATCGAGGACGAGGCCCCCAACGCCAAGGGCAAGATGGAGAAGCGGACCGTGCTGCGCCTGGACCACCGCCTGGCTCCGGTGAAGGTCGCGGTGCTGCCGCTGTCCCGGAACCCCGAGCTGTCCCCGAAGGCCAAGGGCCTCGCCCAGGCGCTCCGCCAGAACTGGAACATCGAGTTCGACGACGCCGGCGCCATCGGCCGCCGCTACCGCCGCCAGGACGAGATCGGCACGCCGTACTGCGTGACGGTCGACTTCGACACCCTGGACGACAACGCGGTGACGGTCCGCGAGCGTGACTCGATGAAGCAGGAGCGGATCTCGCTGGACCAGATCGAGGGGTACCTGGCGAGCCGCCTGATCGGCGCGTAG